Proteins encoded together in one Candidatus Xianfuyuplasma coldseepsis window:
- a CDS encoding macro domain-containing protein yields the protein MPLLFVRNDITNMDVNIIVNSTSSEPAFGHGVDFAIYDKGGEELVFARQKLGYIRVCEAKFTLSYNLPCDYVIHTVGPYWRGYGKETEQALISTYQNVLKLAEEMHCESIAFPLISSGQNGLPKLTAFDVAKWAIRLFLNDPSRTSDMTVYLVLFDKESYNIAKNQYDNIYTSIDTNYTAMQMERERITRDLHHLLYRRPHIMFEEEIMHDTIMRRSVAPSLDHELEELDDDFRKTLFQYIDESGMTDPEVYHKANVTKETFNKIKNRKIYNPSKKIILALCVALELPLNKTNSLLRKAGMAFSPARKFDVIVRYFIREGIYRIDVINEYLYDEDQDLLGSK from the coding sequence ATGCCATTACTATTTGTTCGTAATGATATCACAAATATGGATGTTAATATCATTGTCAATTCTACAAGTTCAGAACCAGCTTTTGGTCACGGTGTTGATTTCGCAATATATGACAAAGGTGGAGAAGAGCTTGTTTTTGCACGTCAAAAACTAGGATACATTAGAGTTTGTGAAGCAAAGTTTACGCTCTCCTATAATCTCCCATGTGACTATGTGATTCATACAGTTGGTCCCTATTGGAGAGGATACGGTAAAGAAACAGAACAAGCTCTAATCAGTACCTATCAGAATGTGCTTAAACTTGCTGAGGAAATGCACTGCGAATCCATTGCCTTTCCATTAATCTCATCTGGCCAAAATGGATTACCTAAACTAACCGCATTTGATGTCGCTAAATGGGCTATCAGATTATTCCTCAATGATCCATCTAGAACATCTGACATGACAGTATATCTTGTTCTGTTTGATAAAGAATCGTACAACATCGCAAAAAATCAATATGATAATATTTATACAAGCATCGATACCAACTATACTGCCATGCAGATGGAGAGAGAACGCATCACCAGAGATCTCCATCATTTACTATATAGAAGACCACACATCATGTTTGAGGAAGAAATCATGCATGACACCATCATGCGTCGGAGTGTTGCTCCATCACTAGATCATGAACTTGAAGAACTAGACGATGATTTCCGTAAGACATTGTTTCAGTACATTGATGAGAGTGGTATGACAGATCCTGAAGTATATCACAAAGCTAATGTAACAAAAGAAACCTTCAATAAGATAAAGAATAGGAAAATCTACAACCCAAGTAAAAAAATTATCTTAGCATTGTGTGTTGCGCTTGAACTTCCGTTAAACAAAACAAACAGCTTACTGCGAAAAGCTGGCATGGCTTTCTCACCAGCTCGTAAGTTCGATGTAATTGTGCGCTACTTCATTCGTGAAGGTATATATCGAATAGATGTCATTAACGAGTATCTCTATGATGAAGATCAAGATCTTCTCGGATCCAAATAA
- a CDS encoding vWA domain-containing protein: MNQNLSQIIFILDRSGSMGGLEDDTIGGFNSMIQKQKKLEGDAYISTVLFDDRIDVIHDKVDLKEIRNLTHKEYFVRGTTALLDALGKTIRKVRHDYADTLREERPSKVLFVITTDGMENASVHYTRQDIKNMIEEVQEKYKWEFIFMGANIDAIGEASKLGIRRDRSVRFHSDKVGTGKNYEAIDEVMRSYRSTGQIEKDWNKSINEDFKTRK, translated from the coding sequence ATGAATCAAAACTTATCTCAAATTATTTTTATCTTAGACAGAAGCGGTTCAATGGGAGGGCTGGAAGACGACACCATTGGTGGGTTTAACTCGATGATACAAAAACAGAAGAAACTGGAGGGAGATGCATATATTTCTACGGTTTTATTTGATGATCGGATAGACGTCATCCATGACAAAGTGGATTTAAAAGAAATTAGAAACCTAACACACAAAGAATACTTCGTTCGAGGTACTACTGCTCTTCTAGATGCACTGGGAAAAACCATTCGTAAAGTTCGTCACGACTATGCAGACACACTTCGAGAGGAACGTCCGTCCAAAGTGCTCTTTGTCATTACTACAGACGGAATGGAAAATGCCAGTGTACATTATACTAGACAAGATATCAAAAATATGATTGAGGAAGTCCAAGAGAAATATAAATGGGAGTTTATCTTCATGGGAGCAAATATTGATGCAATTGGAGAAGCAAGTAAATTGGGAATTCGTCGAGATCGCTCAGTTCGGTTTCATTCTGACAAAGTTGGTACTGGTAAAAATTATGAAGCTATCGACGAGGTCATGAGATCGTACCGCTCAACTGGCCAAATCGAGAAAGACTGGAATAAAAGTATTAACGAGGACTTCAAAACCCGTAAGTAG
- a CDS encoding DEAD/DEAH box helicase family protein, translating into MKLLISPIVTETDYLAMKESLNISDYIKGVMDRQFHDFLSGDKITIASSQLLLMLIEKGNLEVKVAIPKDIPGLFHEKVGIFKDTNGNIVSILGSNNETKLAVTKNHESFHVFCNWIQGQEIFCEQNESDFDEYWNKRNENLNIYSLEESVSKHVLKQFETGESIDDLYGIITIDEDPKPQDFLPFSPYDYQKAAVKAWLNGYQGIFKFATGAGKTKTAIYLMHLLKEIREKNIFLIVVPDKTLVYQWSQEIKDLGYSVLQCFSDNSKWFPEFNDIVDIYNVSETGNDYIVSSIDTFFSDRFQKVLQKLNNDYLLVGDECHTFGTEKKLHNAPKPDRILGLSATPELFFSESKTNRLLEYFGGIIYEYGLQEAIADEKLLGYTYHPIEVSLNLDEKDRYRELTHRIVKLIGHDVDSPSDAYDKALEMLLFKRARIVYGAVEKLHKLKTLLPELESNRNLLIYCGATSYDKSFQDDSYSDSITQLKEVNITLKNLDIPSAQYTQSESGRERQDSIKLFQAGTLKTLVAIKCLDEGVNIPEIERAIILSSSTNPREFIQRRGRLLRTHKNKTHASIYDMVVLDFEQGFEGINRKELERVFEFSKIAMNKEDLIRKYSRLFDTYLEKRGNLNE; encoded by the coding sequence ATGAAATTGTTGATTTCACCTATTGTAACCGAAACTGACTACCTAGCAATGAAAGAATCATTAAATATTTCAGACTATATTAAGGGAGTCATGGATCGACAGTTTCACGATTTCTTATCTGGTGACAAAATCACAATTGCATCATCTCAGTTATTACTTATGCTTATTGAAAAGGGGAATCTCGAAGTTAAGGTCGCAATACCTAAAGACATTCCAGGTCTATTTCATGAGAAAGTGGGGATTTTCAAAGATACAAATGGAAATATAGTTTCTATACTGGGTTCCAATAATGAAACAAAATTAGCAGTAACAAAAAACCATGAATCATTTCATGTATTTTGTAATTGGATTCAAGGGCAAGAAATATTTTGTGAACAAAATGAAAGTGATTTTGATGAATACTGGAATAAACGCAATGAAAATTTGAATATTTATTCTCTTGAAGAGTCAGTCTCTAAACATGTTCTCAAACAATTCGAAACAGGTGAATCAATCGATGATCTTTATGGAATAATTACCATAGATGAAGATCCGAAACCGCAAGATTTTCTACCTTTTTCTCCATACGATTATCAAAAAGCCGCAGTCAAAGCATGGTTAAATGGTTATCAAGGAATATTCAAGTTTGCCACTGGTGCAGGGAAAACCAAAACTGCAATATACTTAATGCATTTATTAAAAGAAATAAGAGAGAAAAATATTTTTCTGATTGTTGTCCCTGATAAAACATTAGTATACCAATGGTCGCAAGAAATCAAAGATCTTGGATATAGTGTATTACAATGTTTCTCAGATAATTCAAAATGGTTCCCGGAATTCAACGACATAGTTGATATATATAATGTTTCTGAAACAGGAAATGATTATATTGTTAGTTCAATTGACACATTTTTCTCTGATAGATTTCAAAAAGTATTACAAAAATTAAATAACGACTACTTACTTGTAGGAGATGAGTGTCATACTTTTGGAACTGAGAAGAAATTACATAATGCACCGAAACCTGATAGAATTTTAGGACTATCAGCTACCCCTGAATTATTCTTTTCTGAATCTAAAACGAATAGATTGCTTGAGTATTTTGGAGGAATCATATATGAATATGGTTTACAGGAAGCCATTGCAGATGAAAAATTGCTAGGTTATACATATCACCCAATAGAAGTTTCATTGAATCTGGATGAAAAGGATCGATATCGAGAATTAACTCACAGAATAGTTAAACTAATAGGCCACGATGTTGATTCTCCATCAGATGCATACGACAAAGCTCTTGAAATGTTACTTTTTAAAAGAGCTAGAATAGTTTATGGTGCGGTAGAAAAACTGCACAAACTGAAAACATTATTACCAGAATTAGAGAGCAATAGAAACTTACTAATATACTGTGGAGCAACAAGTTATGACAAGTCATTCCAAGATGATAGTTATAGCGATTCAATCACGCAACTAAAAGAAGTTAATATTACATTGAAAAATCTTGATATTCCAAGTGCTCAATATACACAATCCGAATCAGGGAGAGAGCGGCAAGATTCGATCAAGTTATTTCAGGCCGGTACTCTTAAAACCCTTGTAGCTATAAAATGTTTAGATGAAGGAGTAAACATTCCTGAAATTGAAAGAGCGATCATTTTGTCCTCTTCTACTAATCCAAGAGAATTCATTCAAAGAAGAGGTCGTCTCTTGAGAACCCACAAGAACAAAACACACGCCTCAATATATGATATGGTAGTGCTAGACTTTGAACAGGGGTTTGAAGGTATAAATCGAAAAGAATTAGAACGAGTTTTCGAATTTTCGAAAATTGCTATGAACAAAGAAGATTTAATTCGCAAGTATTCTAGATTGTTTGACACATATCTTGAGAAAAGGGGGAATCTAAATGAATGA
- a CDS encoding AAA family ATPase gives MIFKYIRLQNFRQYKGDHEFSFTQPDSGQKMTLIIAKNGVGKTTFVQAFRYCFYGSSANYLKLPRADDLLNNSLMKELKQLDTVELGVEVAFIHKDIDYIARRSQVYQKKNNKMNKFGEESFTVLYQTDDSGLKSLDKASSEIRIWQILPPGLSHVFMFDGERMEKRIESNEFKKELKESILGILDLKKLDYLIKFVGSEVKSRSILGVLNNKIDSKTKEEREIERLYKQYKSRLEVLEVEKIKIDDRLEEIEVEKKKYRAIQKEIEDHQKDISKLEILEGDLRTTEKELNNLGEKYLLHSGKAIINKLLLSQKKKYDEFIEKKDSTQRFFQYLHVDTLSDILKRKECVCGTKILEHSNEEKCIQELFLTALPVESAHHLNRIADTFRQTVNFKEQFDELELLKLEIVKQKGIRRKTENNKKVLEEKVRQREQEMGESTQINIDDLEQEKDELTKKLGQNETLTKQYTTAFKRKENERNAVLRKSEKNVKVKAAMDDINKIKDKLIQMKAAKDQQARNILSKHFNGNLSNVIQGDYSVEINDKYSLSIYDNAISLDVTDIMSTGQSVVISLSFIKSLIETAETLSLRIDKSQSYGVIMDAALSNVDETHINNLCTFNLNKLSQLVFLSFKRQLRNEMYEGIKNNIGKAYSLEKIDNQIISSELELTGLDEFIHEMEENNG, from the coding sequence ATGATATTTAAGTATATCAGATTACAAAATTTCAGACAATACAAAGGTGATCATGAGTTTTCTTTCACGCAGCCTGATTCAGGTCAAAAAATGACTTTAATCATCGCTAAAAATGGTGTAGGAAAAACAACTTTTGTTCAAGCATTTAGATACTGTTTTTATGGCAGCAGTGCCAATTATTTAAAATTGCCTAGAGCCGATGATCTGCTTAACAATTCTCTGATGAAAGAGTTAAAACAACTTGATACCGTTGAATTAGGTGTGGAAGTAGCGTTTATCCACAAAGATATTGATTATATTGCACGGCGTTCACAAGTATATCAAAAGAAAAATAACAAGATGAATAAATTTGGTGAAGAGAGTTTTACAGTATTGTATCAAACTGATGATTCGGGTTTGAAATCACTTGATAAAGCTTCTTCAGAAATTCGTATCTGGCAAATACTACCTCCAGGATTATCACATGTGTTTATGTTTGATGGTGAAAGAATGGAAAAAAGGATTGAGTCTAATGAATTCAAGAAAGAACTAAAAGAATCTATTTTGGGGATATTAGATCTCAAAAAACTAGATTATCTTATAAAATTTGTTGGCTCAGAAGTGAAGTCTCGTTCTATACTGGGAGTTTTGAATAATAAGATTGATTCAAAGACAAAAGAAGAGCGAGAAATTGAACGTCTCTACAAACAATATAAATCAAGACTTGAAGTTTTAGAAGTAGAGAAAATTAAAATCGATGACCGACTAGAAGAAATAGAAGTAGAGAAAAAGAAATATCGAGCCATTCAAAAAGAAATTGAGGACCACCAAAAAGATATTTCTAAACTCGAAATCTTAGAAGGTGATCTAAGAACAACTGAAAAAGAGTTAAATAATCTAGGGGAAAAATACTTACTTCATTCTGGAAAAGCAATAATTAACAAACTCTTATTATCTCAAAAGAAAAAATATGATGAATTTATTGAGAAAAAGGATAGTACTCAAAGATTTTTCCAATACCTTCATGTGGATACACTTTCAGATATACTTAAGCGAAAAGAGTGTGTTTGCGGAACAAAGATACTTGAACATTCAAATGAAGAAAAGTGTATACAAGAACTATTTCTTACAGCTCTACCAGTGGAATCGGCGCATCATTTGAATAGAATTGCTGATACCTTTCGTCAGACAGTCAATTTCAAGGAACAATTTGATGAATTAGAACTCCTTAAACTCGAAATCGTAAAGCAAAAAGGTATACGGAGAAAAACCGAAAACAATAAAAAGGTTCTAGAAGAAAAAGTAAGACAAAGAGAACAAGAAATGGGTGAATCAACCCAAATCAACATTGATGACCTTGAACAAGAAAAAGATGAACTGACAAAAAAACTTGGTCAAAATGAAACATTAACCAAACAATATACTACAGCTTTTAAACGTAAAGAAAACGAACGGAATGCCGTCCTTCGAAAATCAGAGAAGAACGTCAAAGTGAAAGCTGCTATGGATGATATTAATAAAATCAAAGATAAATTAATCCAAATGAAGGCGGCCAAAGATCAACAAGCAAGGAACATCCTCTCCAAACATTTCAATGGAAATTTATCAAACGTGATCCAAGGTGATTATTCTGTTGAAATCAACGATAAATATAGTTTATCAATATATGATAACGCCATATCACTGGATGTCACAGATATAATGTCTACAGGGCAAAGCGTTGTAATTTCGTTATCTTTCATCAAATCACTAATCGAGACTGCAGAAACCTTATCTCTACGGATCGATAAATCACAGAGTTATGGTGTTATTATGGATGCCGCTTTATCCAATGTTGATGAGACTCACATAAATAATCTTTGCACCTTTAACCTTAATAAGTTATCTCAGTTGGTCTTCCTGTCATTCAAACGTCAGTTAAGAAATGAAATGTACGAAGGGATCAAAAACAACATTGGGAAAGCATATTCACTTGAAAAAATTGACAATCAAATAATTTCATCTGAACTTGAACTAACAGGTTTGGACGAATTCATACATGAAATGGAGGAAAACAATGGCTGA
- the mcrC gene encoding 5-methylcytosine-specific restriction endonuclease system specificity protein McrC: MNKNQNILVKNIYHMLSYAFRVLKTTNYDDLSGESFENTQNLFSAILSKGIIVLLKQGLYQEYLVKEESLKTLKGKIDLGKTIRHKINNKQLLSCEYDVLTVNNIYNQIIKSTVMILLRHGDIDDNYRDSLRKAIVFYSEIDEIDVKQIKWNQIKFHRNNQHYKLLLNISYFILNNLLMTEESGEYRLNNYLDEQRMSSVFEHFVLEYYKYHHSSLRAGAFKIKWDVPEESDIRYLPEMRTDITLQNSNRMLIIDTKYYSKSMSTNSHFNSQTYHSNNLYQIFSYVKNSSSQFAGEVAGMLLYAKTTESITPDSDFCIGGNNFYIKTLDLNVSFEFIRKQLDGFLDYFMTEEVS, translated from the coding sequence ATGAATAAAAATCAAAATATCTTAGTAAAAAATATTTATCATATGCTTTCATATGCATTCCGAGTCCTAAAGACTACAAACTATGATGACTTATCAGGAGAGTCTTTTGAGAATACTCAAAACTTGTTTTCAGCAATACTATCCAAAGGAATTATTGTGTTGCTTAAGCAAGGTCTATATCAGGAATATTTGGTTAAAGAAGAGTCTTTGAAAACCTTAAAAGGGAAGATTGATTTAGGTAAGACGATTCGTCATAAGATTAACAACAAACAGTTGCTTTCTTGTGAGTATGACGTTTTAACGGTTAATAACATATACAATCAAATCATCAAGAGTACTGTTATGATATTGCTTCGACACGGTGACATTGATGACAACTATAGAGATTCTTTACGAAAAGCCATTGTTTTTTACTCTGAAATTGATGAGATTGATGTAAAGCAAATCAAGTGGAATCAAATCAAGTTTCATAGAAACAATCAACACTACAAGCTGTTGTTAAATATCTCATACTTCATTTTAAATAACTTATTAATGACAGAAGAATCTGGTGAATATAGACTCAACAACTATCTTGATGAACAAAGAATGTCTTCTGTGTTCGAACATTTTGTGTTGGAATATTATAAATATCATCACTCATCTTTAAGGGCAGGAGCTTTCAAGATTAAATGGGATGTTCCGGAAGAGAGTGATATTAGGTATTTACCAGAGATGAGAACTGATATTACACTACAAAATTCAAATAGAATGTTGATTATTGATACCAAATACTATAGCAAGTCTATGAGCACAAACTCTCATTTCAACTCCCAAACATATCACTCCAATAACTTGTATCAAATCTTTAGTTACGTTAAAAATTCTAGTTCACAGTTTGCTGGTGAGGTAGCTGGGATGTTATTATATGCGAAAACAACAGAGTCAATAACACCGGACTCAGACTTTTGTATAGGAGGGAACAATTTCTACATTAAAACACTAGACTTGAATGTCTCTTTTGAGTTTATAAGAAAGCAATTAGATGGATTCCTAGATTACTTTATGACAGAAGAAGTTAGCTAA
- a CDS encoding DUF3883 domain-containing protein, with the protein MNYYVVFQGSTYKEEHSQGILWAPQTAKNGGNPRFHWKTMQGLKIGDIVISVVDNQVRARGIVNSQVYTKHKPFDNDAWNREGWLVYIDYEFSINKIRIMDYINEIRPMLPQKYSPFRPDNGYGNQGYLFHISDELGEYLDSLIINDTTFTTSTILDMTLDESEMIHDMMEESGVVQGEVILIETDVPEGVTRLKTKKTRTLAKKTDFVIKAKRDIAVGLRGEELVVFYEQQCLNDLGRYDLADQVKWVSQDADGYGYDILSFDELGQEKYIEVKTTTISNKHQPFDISANEVQTSKLYGDQYWIYRVYDVEGGQPLFYRTNGDIEEEFQLIPQSYRAYKKS; encoded by the coding sequence ATGAACTATTATGTTGTATTTCAAGGGAGTACGTATAAAGAGGAACATTCACAAGGAATATTATGGGCACCACAAACAGCAAAAAATGGCGGAAACCCACGTTTTCATTGGAAAACGATGCAAGGACTGAAGATCGGAGATATCGTTATATCTGTTGTAGACAATCAAGTCAGAGCAAGGGGGATTGTCAATTCACAAGTATATACAAAACATAAACCTTTTGATAATGACGCATGGAATCGTGAGGGATGGTTAGTCTATATAGATTATGAATTTTCAATCAACAAGATAAGAATCATGGACTATATCAATGAGATACGTCCGATGTTACCTCAGAAATATTCTCCGTTTAGACCAGACAATGGGTATGGTAATCAAGGATACTTATTCCACATTTCTGATGAACTTGGTGAATATCTTGATAGCCTTATAATTAATGATACTACTTTTACAACAAGTACTATTCTAGATATGACTCTAGATGAGTCCGAAATGATTCACGATATGATGGAAGAATCTGGTGTTGTTCAAGGCGAAGTAATCTTAATTGAAACAGACGTGCCAGAAGGAGTAACCCGACTAAAGACAAAGAAAACAAGGACACTTGCTAAGAAAACTGATTTTGTTATCAAGGCTAAACGAGATATTGCCGTTGGTTTACGTGGAGAAGAGCTTGTTGTATTTTACGAACAACAATGTTTGAATGATTTAGGACGGTATGATTTAGCGGACCAGGTGAAATGGGTTTCTCAAGATGCAGATGGTTATGGATATGATATCTTGTCCTTTGATGAACTTGGACAGGAAAAATATATTGAAGTTAAAACAACCACAATCTCAAACAAACACCAACCGTTTGATATCAGTGCAAATGAAGTACAGACATCAAAACTATATGGAGATCAATATTGGATATACCGAGTGTATGATGTTGAAGGAGGACAACCCTTGTTTTATCGAACCAATGGTGATATTGAAGAAGAATTTCAGTTAATCCCACAATCGTACAGGGCATATAAGAAATCATAA
- a CDS encoding NUMOD4 domain-containing protein, which produces MTEIWRKLKGYETKYLISSHGRIKVKNTGHIMSEIIYNDRPYITLTQFSVSKNLPLSRLVAVNFIENPDKLKYVRHKDNNQMNNKSGNLYWSNSRYRGPNTFIYMYDFQTGEEIQIWKSIRSISLWFRKKEPYIKFDADEFNTMLKNNRRFSMYGYTWELLR; this is translated from the coding sequence ATGACAGAAATATGGAGAAAATTAAAAGGTTATGAAACCAAGTACTTAATATCATCACATGGGAGAATTAAAGTAAAAAACACGGGTCATATAATGTCTGAAATCATCTATAATGATAGACCTTACATTACGTTGACACAATTTTCAGTATCGAAGAATTTACCACTATCCCGCTTGGTTGCAGTGAATTTTATCGAAAACCCCGACAAGTTGAAATATGTCAGACACAAAGATAACAATCAAATGAACAACAAATCGGGGAATCTATACTGGTCTAATTCAAGATATAGAGGTCCAAACACATTCATATATATGTATGATTTTCAAACAGGTGAAGAAATTCAAATATGGAAAAGTATCAGATCTATCTCACTGTGGTTTAGAAAAAAAGAACCATATATAAAGTTTGATGCAGATGAGTTCAACACTATGTTGAAGAATAATAGACGATTTTCTATGTATGGTTACACTTGGGAATTGTTAAGGTAA
- a CDS encoding AAA family ATPase: protein MYNEQNLAEILNTYKDSFNSAHWVKEGYKWEAVKHFQNNWDINAHDFKEMFLEATSKTNNLLASMNFYPRKMLEVLIDFDDEKVRSMFLNLYDESKDLLERVQDFKQSADDMKNQYSNDDWNNHYQNANVISTYLWLRFPDKYYIYKYSLIGKFAKKIGSNFKPKRGKLSAIIDSYSFLDEVKDYINYNFEMKSLLEKHMSEEHYDDPELNTLIIDFEHYTARYLDEVEPEWFPANYTPNISVEEWVDLIKNPDVFNDISLQIIKRFKDYGGIATCKQLSIKYGETPGFYNMGSTALSKRVVTETNCEVISDNEENSRWWPVLYVGKKASKEEAGTYVWKLRDELSDALDQVDLSDVELFVQASEETGNINYWWLNASPKVWSFSNIAVGESHFYTSRNENGNKRRIYQNFVDAKPGDMLIGYESNPVKQIVALLKVTDSTSEENLHFEKIEGLENPLDYSLIKSMSELQGMEYFSNPNGSLFKLSEGEYNFLLDMIRDVNPKQLYEIEPYGTEDFLDEVYISKEQFLALKELLKNKLNIILQGAPGVGKTFIAKRLAYAMMEQKDVSRIEFIQFHQNYSYEDFIMGYKPMGEGFELVNGIFYKFCMKAANNPNKSYFFIIDEINRGNMSKIFGELLMLIEKDYRNSKATLAYNGMSFSVPANVHLIGMMNTADRSLAMIDYALRRRFSFYEMSPGFDSDGFKRYQKSLDNETFDDLIGKITELNQEITKDKSLGRGFNVGHSFFCGQKICTEEWMRQVIEFDIIPMLNEYWFDDDTKVRKWENILRGVFDE from the coding sequence ATGTACAATGAACAAAACTTAGCAGAAATTTTGAATACCTATAAAGATAGCTTCAACTCCGCTCACTGGGTCAAAGAGGGATATAAGTGGGAAGCGGTAAAGCATTTTCAAAATAATTGGGATATTAATGCACATGATTTTAAGGAGATGTTTTTAGAAGCCACAAGCAAGACCAATAACCTATTGGCGTCCATGAATTTTTATCCTCGAAAAATGTTAGAGGTCCTAATTGATTTTGATGATGAGAAAGTTCGATCAATGTTTTTAAATTTGTATGACGAATCAAAAGACTTGCTAGAACGAGTGCAAGATTTTAAGCAGTCTGCAGATGATATGAAGAATCAATATAGCAATGATGATTGGAATAACCACTATCAAAATGCTAATGTAATTTCAACATATTTGTGGTTAAGATTTCCTGATAAATATTACATTTATAAGTACTCACTTATTGGTAAATTTGCGAAAAAGATTGGTAGTAACTTCAAGCCGAAACGCGGAAAACTCTCGGCTATAATTGATAGTTATTCTTTCTTAGATGAAGTAAAGGACTACATCAACTATAATTTTGAGATGAAGTCACTCCTAGAAAAACATATGAGTGAAGAACATTATGATGATCCAGAGCTAAACACTCTAATAATTGATTTTGAGCATTACACTGCTAGGTACCTTGATGAAGTTGAACCTGAATGGTTCCCAGCCAACTATACTCCCAATATTAGTGTTGAAGAGTGGGTGGATTTAATAAAGAACCCAGATGTCTTTAATGATATTTCTTTGCAAATAATTAAGCGATTTAAAGATTATGGTGGAATTGCAACATGTAAACAGTTGTCCATAAAATATGGCGAGACACCTGGATTTTATAATATGGGATCAACCGCACTCTCGAAAAGAGTTGTAACTGAAACAAACTGTGAGGTCATCAGTGATAATGAAGAAAATTCAAGATGGTGGCCAGTTTTGTATGTTGGGAAAAAGGCATCTAAAGAAGAGGCAGGAACATATGTCTGGAAACTAAGAGATGAGTTATCCGATGCTTTAGATCAAGTTGATTTATCAGATGTAGAATTGTTTGTCCAAGCTTCTGAAGAAACTGGGAATATCAATTATTGGTGGTTGAATGCCAGCCCAAAGGTTTGGAGTTTTTCAAATATTGCTGTTGGTGAAAGCCACTTCTATACTTCTAGAAATGAGAATGGAAATAAACGACGAATATACCAGAATTTTGTTGATGCAAAACCAGGAGATATGCTAATCGGTTATGAATCTAATCCGGTAAAACAAATCGTCGCGTTGTTAAAAGTAACAGACAGTACAAGCGAAGAAAATCTCCACTTTGAGAAAATAGAAGGGCTAGAAAATCCTTTGGATTACTCATTAATTAAATCCATGAGTGAGCTTCAAGGCATGGAGTACTTCTCCAATCCTAACGGAAGTCTTTTCAAACTTTCAGAAGGAGAATACAATTTTCTTCTAGATATGATTCGTGATGTGAATCCAAAGCAGCTGTATGAGATTGAACCTTATGGCACTGAGGATTTTTTAGATGAGGTTTACATTTCGAAAGAGCAATTTTTGGCTCTAAAAGAACTACTTAAGAATAAGTTGAACATTATTTTACAAGGCGCACCAGGAGTAGGTAAGACTTTCATAGCAAAAAGACTAGCGTATGCAATGATGGAGCAAAAGGATGTATCGAGAATCGAATTCATTCAATTTCATCAAAATTACTCATATGAAGATTTTATTATGGGTTATAAACCAATGGGGGAAGGGTTTGAGCTAGTAAACGGAATTTTCTACAAATTCTGTATGAAAGCTGCAAATAATCCGAATAAGTCCTATTTCTTCATCATCGATGAAATAAATCGTGGAAACATGAGTAAAATATTTGGTGAACTACTTATGCTAATAGAAAAAGATTACCGTAATAGTAAAGCTACGTTAGCCTATAACGGTATGAGTTTTTCAGTACCTGCCAATGTTCACCTCATTGGAATGATGAATACAGCGGATCGAAGTTTGGCTATGATAGATTATGCACTAAGAAGAAGATTTAGTTTTTATGAGATGTCTCCAGGATTTGACTCTGATGGTTTCAAGCGATACCAGAAGTCTTTAGACAATGAAACCTTTGATGATTTGATTGGTAAAATTACCGAACTAAATCAAGAAATTACTAAAGATAAATCTTTAGGTAGAGGATTCAATGTTGGACACAGCTTCTTCTGTGGACAAAAGATTTGTACAGAAGAATGGATGAGACAAGTAATTGAGTTTGATATTATTCCTATGCTGAATGAATATTGGTTTGATGATGATACCAAAGTCAGAAAGTGGGAAAACATACTCAGAGGAGTTTTTGATGAATAA